Genomic DNA from Marinobacter sp. MDS2:
GAAATGCAGCAGTTGCAGGGTATTCAGTGCGCCGGCCTGTTTCAGCGTTTCGACAACTTCCAGTATCTGGCTGGCAGACAACCCGAATTTCGATTTTTCGCCGCCGGTATTTTGCCAGTTGCCTTTGCCAATGGTGGCCAGTCGTGCCCGCACACCAATCAAAGGGGAGACGCCGAGCTTCTTGGCTTCTTCCAGAATCAGCGGCAGTTCGGACTGTTTCTCAACAACGATAAACACCTGGTGGCCCAGTTTTTGGCCGATGAGAGCCAGCCGGATGTACTCGCGGTCTTTGTAGCCGTTACACACGATCACCGAACCGGGTTTGCGGGCGAGGGACAGCACAGCCAGCAGTTCCGGTTTGCTGCCGGCTTCCAGACCAATTTGGTTGTTTGAGGCTGCGGGCTCGGCGGCCACCAGCTCTTCGACCACCCGCCGCTGTTGGTTCACCTTGATCGGGTAAACCGCCGTGTAGCGACCTTGGTAAGCCTGTTCGTGGGTGACTTTATTGAACGCACCGCACAGTTTGTTCACCCGGTCGTGCAGGATGTCGGTGAATCGGACCAGCACCGGCAGAGCCAGACCGGCGTCGGTCAGTGACCGGGTTAGTCTGGGCAGATTAATATGAGCCGCGCTCCGGCCCCGGTCCGGACAGATCTCCACTTCGCCCTCGGTATTGACGGAAATATAGCCGTCACTCCAATGAGCAATGTTGTAAACCTTGTGTGCAGGTGATGCGGTAGATTCTGCCATTGTTGCTATCCTGTCAGGAAACCCGAGTCGGCGGGAAAACCGTTGAAGGCTGCATTGTAGGAGCTGACTGCTGCCCCTACAATACGCCTCTTTCGAGATGTCCGGGCGTGGTGCAGCGGCATACAGTTGGAGAGTGATATGACAGCATTGAATGAAGGCTGGTTTACCGAAGTATTCCAGGATCAGGGCACGGCCTTTTCCTTGCAGGTAAAAGCCAAACTGCATGAGGAACAGACGCCGTTCCAGAAGCTCGAGATCTACGAAACCGAGACCTTCGGCAATCTGATGGTGCTGGATGGCTGTGTGATGCTGACCACCCGCGATAACTTTCTGTACCACGAGATGATGACGCACCCGGCGTTGTTCACCCACAAAGATCCGAAAAAGGTGGTGATTGTCGGTGGCGGTGATTGCGGCACGCTGAAAGAGGTGTTGAAGCACCCGGGTGTGGAAGAAGCCTGGCAGGTGGAAATCGACGAGCGGGTGACCCGCATGTCTGAAAAATATTTCCCGGAACTGTGTGAAGCCAATAGCGATCCTCGAGCCAACTTTTTCTTTGGTGATGGCGTGAAGTGGATGCGCGAGGTGGAGCCAAACAGCATCGACCTGCTGATTATCGACAGCACTGACCCGGTGGGGCCGGCGGAAGGTCTGTTTGCTCTCGATTTCTACCGCGATGCGATGCTTGCGCTGAAGGAGGGAGGCCTCGTGGTGCAGCAAAGTGAGTCACCTTTGCTGCATACCGAATCGATCATCAAGGATATTCACACCGATATGCGAAAAGCCGGCTTCGGCCATGTGCAAACGTTGCCGTTTCCGCAACCGGTATACCCGACGGGCTGGTGGAGTTGCACAATGGGCAGCAAGGACAACCCGCTCAAGTATTTCCGTGAAGAAGACGTGAATGACCGGCCGTTCGTCACCCGGTATTACAACGCGGGTATCCACCACGGAGCCTTGGCCATGCCGCAATTCATGATTGATGCGCTGGAAGATCAGGTACGGCCGGAAGAGGGCTGACGACGCCCGGGCGAGCGGCCAATACAACAAAAAGGGCGCCCGAGGGCGCCCTTTTGGGTTTCTCTGGCAGCGGTTATTGCTTGCTGCTGCCGAACTCGGGGTAGGCTTCCAAGCCACATTCTGCAATGTCGACGCCTTCATATTCTTCTTCGGCGCTGACTCGAATACCCATCACGGCTTTCAGAATGCTCCAGACGATCAGGCTTGCGACGAACACCCATACAAAGATGGTCAGGGCACCAATCAACTGGCCGCTGAAGGTCACGTCACCGTTGGTGACTGGCACCAGCATCAGGCCAAGGAAACCACACACACCGTGAGCAGAGATGGCACCAACCGGGTCATCAATGCGCAGTTTATCGAGTGCAACGATGCTCAGCACCACCAGGCCACCGCCCAGAGCGCCCCAGAGGGTGGCGGTCAATGCACTTGGAGTTGACGGTTCGGCGGTAATGACCACCAGGCCGGCAATGGCACCGTTCAACAGCATGGTCAGGTCAGCTTTGCCAAACATCAGGCGGGCAACAGCCAAGGCGGTGATCGCACCACCGGCTGCGGCGGCGTTGGTGTTCAGAAACACCATGGCGACGGAATTTGCGCTGGCGATGTCGCCAAGCTTCAGTACAGAGCCGCCGTTAAAGCCGAACCAGCCCATCCACAGAATCAAGGTGCCCAACGCCGCCAGCGGCATGTTGGCGCCCGGAATCGCGCGGATTTCGCCGTTCGGGCCGTATTTGCCTTTACGGGCACCCAGCAACAACACGCCAGCCAGAGCCGCGGCTGCACCGGCCATGTGTACGATGCCTGAGCCGGCAAAGTCACTGAAGCCAAGATCGCCCAGGTTATACAGGCCGAACACGTCTTTGCCGCCCCACGTCCAGGCACCTTCCAGCGGATAGATGACACCGGTCATCACCACTGCGAAGGCCAGAAAGGCCCAAAGCTTCATACGCTCGGCAACGGCGCCGGATACGATCGACATGGCGGTGGCAACAAAAACCACCTGGAAGAAGAAGTCGGACGCACCAGAGTAGATGGAGCCACCTTCGAATCCGTCTTCACGGGCGGCGAAATCACCCAGCACGGCGTCTACATCGACATCGGCGATGCCGGAGAGGAACAAATTGCCGCCATACATGATGGCGTAGCCGCAGACCATGTACATGGTGCTGGCGATCGCAAACAAGGCAACGTTCTTGGTGAGAATTTCAGTGGTGTTTTTGGAGCGCACCAGACCGGCTTCGAGCATGGCAAAGCCGGCGGCCATCCACATGACTAATGCGCCGCAAATGACAAAATAAAAAGTATCTATAGCATACTGCAGGTGAAAGACATTGCTTTCCATAGGAAGCCCTCCGCACAAGGCTCGTCAGATATTTGATTTTTTTGCGTTGGCTGGATCCGGGGATCAGGCCGGTATCAAACCGCCTCTTCGCCGGTCTCGCCGGTCCGGATTCGGATCGCTTGCTGCAGTTCGGTCACGAAAATCTTGCCGTCGCCGATCTTGCCGGTATTGGCTGCCTTGGTGATGGACTCGATCACCTGATCCAGCAGGTTGTCGCCAATGGCGATTTCAACTTTTACCTTGGGCAGGAAGTCCACCACGTATTCCGCGCCGCGGTAGAGTTCGGTGTGGCCTTTCTGGCGACCGAAGCCTTTTACTTCCGTTACGGTTACGCCTTGAACGCCAATTTCGGATAGTGCCTCACGGACATCATCCAATTTGAAAGGCTTAATGATCGCTGTCACAAGTTTCATTGCTTTCTCCTTGGTAAAGCCATCTCAACTTTGTAAGTGGTTGAGTTCGGGATGCTGCCACCTCGCACATCAATTGTGCGGATCGTGTACAAGGTTTAGCATCAGGTATGCCAACGCAAAAAATTATAATAAAAACATTGAGTTGCTTTTTATGTGTTCCCAAATGATGCAGATGGCCGCACCAAATTGGGGCGCCGCGCCCCAATCTGACTCAGGGTTGAACCGTCAGCGGGCAAGGCCTGGAACCTATTATACGGCCCAGCGGGTACAGTATGGCAGGGGCAGCGGTGTGATACACTCTCGTCTATAGCAGTATTGGATGGGCGATTGTCCTGAACGAACGAAAAGATCGACGCCACGAGGTAAAACATGAAAGGCCCCCAAGATTTCTTTGCCCAGCTACAAGGCCAGTTTGGCCAGTTTGTTCCGGATATGGCGCGGGCCGCCCGGGAAGATTTTGAAACTCAGGCCAGAGCAACCGTGATGTCTGTGCTGTCCAAACTGGAGTTGGTCACCCGTGAAGAGTTTGAAGGCCAGCAAGTGGTGTTGATGAAAACCCGAGAGAAAGTCGAAGCCCTGGAAAAGCGGGTTGCCGAACTGGAGCAAAAAGCCCAGTCGTAATTTTTTGAGATGCGGGCGCAGGACGCGCCCGTTAAATGCCAGCCCACCATGGAAGGTGATGATGTTAGCGATTGTCAATTCGCGCGCCAGCATTGGCGTGTCTGCCCCTGAAGTAACCGTCGAAGTGCACTTGTCGGGCGGTTTGCCGGCGCTCTCTATCGTAGGCTTGCCGGAAACCGGTGTCCGCGAAAGCAAAGACCGTGTTCGTAGCGCGCTGCTCAACGCCGGCTTCGAATTCCCTGCCCGACGCATCACCATCAATCTTGCCCCTGCCGACTTGCCGAAAGAGGGCGGTCGCTTCGACCTTCCCATCGCTTTGGGCATTTTGGCCGCTTCGGGGCAGATTCCACCGGATAGCCTCAAGCCACTGGAGTTTATGGGAGAGTTGTCACTGGATGGCGCCTTGCGGCCTTTGAAGGGCGTTTTGCCCGCGGTGCTGGCGGCCCGGGAAGCAGGGCGCTCCCTTCTGATCCCGCAAGCCAACGCGGACGAAGCGGCGCTCGCAAGCCAGGGGGATGTGCTGGCGGCAAGCCACATCCTGACGGTGTGTGAGCATCTGACCGGCCGTGCGAAGCTGGTGCCGATACCCAGGCCAGAAACCGATGTGGCCCAGGCTAATGGTACGGAGAAGGGGGCCGATCTTGCCGATGTGCGGGGCCAACAGGTGCCTCGAAGGGCGTTAGAGGTGGCCGCAGCGGGTGGCCACAACCTGCTGTTTTTTGGCCCTCCGGGCACGGGTAAAAGCATGTTGGCCAGTCGTCTGCCGGGAATTCTACCGGCCCTGGACGACGCCTCGGCGATGGAAGTGGCCAGTGTGCACTCAGTGGCCGGGCACCCGCTGCAACCAGGGGGTTGGCGCCAGCCGCCGTTTCGGTCGCCCCATCACACGGCGTCAGCAGTGGCATTGGTCGGTGGCGGGAGCAGCCCGCGGCCGGGCGAAATTTCTCTGGCGCACCGTGGCGTGCTTTTCCTCGATGAGCTGCCCGAGTTCGAACGGCGTGTGCTGGAAGTGCTCCGTGAACCCATGGAAACCGGAGAAATCGCCATCAGTCGGGCCGCACGCCAAGTCACCTTTCCGGCCAGGTTTCAGGTGGTCGCGGCGATGAACCCTTGCCCATGCGGCTACAGCGGCCACCCGAATATTGAATGTCAGTGCACGCCCAGTCAGGTGATGCGGTATCGGTCCAAGATATCCGGGCCCTTGCTAGATCGGTTTGATCTGCATGTTGAAGTGCCGGTACAGGCGGGGGAAGTGCTGCTTCGCCAAGGCGAAGCCGGTGAGAGCAGTGCCCGTGTCAGGGCGCGGGTGCTGAAAGCCAGAAACTTTCAGCGCGATCGCGGCAGCTTGAATGCGTCACTTGCCGGCAAGGCTCTGGATCAGGCATGCCGATTAGATGCCGGTAGTGAAAAACTGTTGGCCCATGCCATGGAGCGGCTGGGATTATCGGCCCGGGCCCTGCACCGGATTTTGCGTGTAGCGCGCACCTTGGCGGATTTGGAGGGGCAGGAATCCCTGTCTAAATCCCACTTGATAGAAGCGCTGGGTTATCGGCAACTGGATCGACAACACGATCAGGGCTCTTTGGTTTCCGCTTGATGGCTCGGACTCTGTTAAACTGTCGGGTAAATTTCAGCAATCAGATCCGCAGTGGCGGTTGAGGACAACAAATGGCCGACCAGAACGACTCGCAAGATTCCAAAGGTGAAAATCCGATTACCACTCGCCGGGGTATCCGCAGCTTTGTGTTACGCCAGGGCCGGATGACTGAAGGCCAGAAAAAAGCCTTCGAGCGCAATTGGCCGAAGTACGGCCTGACCCGGGAAGATGGCGTGATCGATCCCCGGGAAGTGTTTGGTCGTGACAGCATGCTGAATCTGGAAATTGGTTTCGGCATGGGCCGGTCACTGGCTGACATGGCAGAGGCTGCGCCTGAGCAGGATTTCATCGGTGTGGAAGTGCATTTGCCCGGTGTCGGTGCTTTGCTCAAAGAAGTTGATGACCGCGGGCTGGAAAACGTGCGGGTGTATAACATCGATGCCAACGACGTCATCGATTTGTGCCTGCCGGATGCCTCTCTGGACCGGGTGATGGTGTTCTTCCCTGATCCCTGGCACAAAAAGAGGCACCACAAACGCCGCTTGGTCCAGCAGGAGTTTGTGCAGCGAATTCGCCATAAATTGCGCGTGGGCGGTGTTCTGCATCTGGCCACGGACTGGGAGAACTACGCCGAGCACATGTTGGAAGTCATGGACGCTTCGCAAGGTTTTGCCAACGCCCAGGAGCAAGGCGGTTATTCACCGCGCCCGGACGACCGACCGATTACCAAGTTTGAGCAACGTGGCGAGAAATTGGGGCACGGAGTTTGGGATTTGCTATACCACCGCACCAACTAAACCGCGGAACGAACCCCGGCGTTACGAGGCCGGGGTTAACGGTTGCCGGCGGGCCGCTCGAATGATGATAAGCCCCGCCAAGCCGAGTAATAACCCGGTGAATTTGAGCAGCGAGAAGATGCTGGCAGCCATGCTCAGGCTGTTGTCGGGGGGATTGAAGTTGTTGAGCAGGGCAATGTTCTCGATAACATCACTGGTACCGGCCACGATAAACAGCATGCGCACCCACTTGGCGATGATTCGTTCCCGAACGCCGGGGCGGTCCCGCGACAACCGGCGGGTCAGCTGCAGCAGCAGGGTCAGGTACGCGGCGATGAAGGCAAAGTCTAGCCAGAGTGAAGCCCGGGCCAGCGACACATTTTCTGGCTGCCAGCTGGCGAGAATGGCTTGGGCGTGCTGAGCGGTGCCCGCCAGTTGGAAGCTGATGATCCCTTGCGGTGCACTGGTCGTTTTCAGTGGCTGATTCATCACCAGCAGTGCAATGAATAGCGCTGCACTGAGTGCCAGCGAAACCGCCAAGGCCAATCCGAGGGGCCGCTTTGGGTGATGCCGGGTTTGGTCCATCAGAGAAACTGCTCCAACAAGCTGTTGAGATAGCGCTGGCCTTGCTCGGTGGTTTGTATCCGATCTCGAACCAGCAGATTTTGCTTCCGCAACTGCTCAAGTTGTACCTCAACCGGACTCAAGGGTAAACCTGTACGTTCGGTGAACAGTTTTTCTTCGACACCTTGTTTGAGTCGTAACACGTTCATCATGAACTCCAGCGGCCGTTCCTTCACTTCAATCTCTTCGCTGCCGGCCGTGCGGGAGCCAATCCGGTTCAAGTAAGCCTCCGGCTGGCGGGTTTTCCAGTATCGAAGAATCCGGCCATCGGCGAGGCTGACTTTGCCATGCCCGCCGGCCCCTATCGCCAGATAATCCCCGAACTGCCAATAGTTCAGGTTGTGACGGCTTTCGCGATTCGGAAGGCTCCAGGCCGACACTTCATAATCGTTGAAGTTGTGGGCGCGAAGATACTCCGAACCCTGCCGGTAAATTTCCCAAAGCCGATCATCATCTGGCAAATCCGGTGGTCGGGAGAAAAACTCGGTATTGGGCTCGATGGTCAGCTGATACCAAGACAAGTGCGTGGGTTGGTGATCCAGTGCCTGGCGCAGATCATCCAAGGCCTGTTCCGGTGTCTGGTCCGGCAGACCGTGCATTAAATCAACATTGAAGTTCGAGAAACCCGCCGATTTCGCGGCCTCAATCGCACGGTGAGCGGCGTTGGCATCGTGGATGCGCCCAAGGGTTTTCAGGTGTGCCTGATGGAAGCTTTGCACACCGATTGATAGCCGGTTAATGCCCGCTTGGCGGAAACCTTCGTAACGACCTTCTTCTAAAGTACCGGGATTCGCTTCGAGAGTGATTTCGGCATCGGGCGCGAAGGTCAGGCGCTGTCGAAGCCCTTCAAACAGGCGTTGATAGAAATCGCTGGTCATGAGCGATGGCGTGCCACCGCCGATGAATACGCTCTCAATCGGCCGACCACGGACAACGCTCAGATCGTGCTCTAAATCTTCCAGCAAGGCGGCAAGGTAGGCCGCCTCCGGAATGTCGCCGCGAATAGCATGTGAGTTGAAGTCGCAATAGGGGCACTTGCGCACGCACCAGGGCACGTGGATATACAGCGATAGCGGCGGACAGACCGAAACAGCAGGGGAGGAGGGCACGTTTAATCGGTGCCCTTGAGTTGGTCTAGCAGACTGGCCAGAGCGCGCCCGCGATGGCTGATTCGGCCTTTTTGTTCACGGGTCAGCTCAGCGGCACTGCAATGGTGTTCAGGTGCGTAGAAAACCGGATCATAGCCAAAGCCGCCTTCCCCCTTTGGTTCCTCAAGAATGCGGCCCGGCCAGCGGCCGTGGCAAACAATCGGAGTGGGATCATCCGCATGGCGCAGATAAACCAGAACGCAATGGAACTGGGCGCTGCGTTGCTGTTCGGGTACGTCTTTCAGCGCCTCTAACAGTGCTGCAACATTGTCTGGGTCCGTTGCTTCGGCGCCGGCATAGCGTGCAGAGCGCACCCCGGGCTGGCCGCCAAGGGCATCGACGGCCAAACCACTGTCGTCAGCCAGAGCCGGCAACCCGGTTTCGCGAGCGGCGTGCCGGGCTTTCAAAATGGCATTCTCAACAAAGGTAACGGCCGGTTCTTCAGCTTCACCGACGCCCAGTTCGCCCTGAGCCACAGGGGTTAAGCCCAAGGGGCTGAGCAGGTCATTCAGTTCGGCAATTTTGCCTTTGTTGTTACTGGCAATAACGAGTTTTTGAGACATGATTCAGTCGTTAAACAAAGAGTGGGCGAAGCGCACTTTCAGGTCCTGGCGGTGGCCTGTGGGTCGTGCGGTGATGTTGAAGGTCATCAGTTCGGCCGGGCGATATTGATACTGGGCGATGAAGTAAACCGCATCGCCTTCCTGAATCCGGCGAAAGGCCAGAAACTTGACCTGCTGGATGTCGTTGGCAACCTGGCCTTCTACCTGACCGCCTACCGGTTGAGGCTGGCTGTGCTCGTTATCGGTCATGATAGAGATGTTCACCACGCCGATGCTTTTGCTGCGCTGAAGGTTATTCGCTTTAGCGACTTCCGGGGTCAGCATGGTGCTGGGAAAAACGCTCCAGTGGATCTGGTAATCGCCGAAGTTTTTTTCGCCGCCATGGCTTTGGCCCGCCATTAACAGCAGGCCAAAGGTCAAAGCTATAACGCGAGTGACAGAACGAATGTTCATCAGGTGCTCTCCCGTGTGATTCGGTAAATCGCAATCTCGCCCAGCAGGTTTGGCCATGCACGGGCCAGCCAGCTGTTTTGATGTTGGCCGTCGACAACGCGCCGGCTTTTGATCTTTATACCTTTCTGCCGGCACAAAGCTTCAAAATCTTTGAAGGTGCACAGGCGAATGTTGGGGGTGTTGTACCATTTATACGGCAACGCGTCGGATTCGGGCATGCGGCCGCTCAGCGCCAAGCCCCAGCGCAGGCGCCAGTGCGCAAAGTTGGGGAAGGTGACAATACCTTCGCGGCCAAGCCGCAACATCTCGTCGATCACTTTGTCGGGCCTGCGCACAGCTTGCAGAGCCTGAGTCATCAGTACGATATCGAACATGCCGTCACCGAAGTTGTCGAGGCCCTGAGTGTCCAGGTTCTGTTCGATCACCGACACGCCTTTGCCCATGCAGGTGGTGATGTGGTCCGGGTTGATCTCCAGGCCGAAGCCGGTGGCGTTGCGTTCTTGCTGCAAGTAATGCAACAGCGTGCCGTCGCCGCACCCGAGGTCGAGCACGTGGTGGCCGGGCTCAACCCACTGTTGGATAATTTCCAGATCGGCTCTCATGCGCCCACCTCCCGAGCTACCCGGTCCATGTAGGCGGTGAACGCGTTGGTGTATCGGGGGGTTGGGATCAGGAACGCATCGTGGCCCCAGGGCGCATCGATTTCGGCGTAACTGACTTTTTTGCGAGCGGACATCATGGCATTCACCATTTCTTCAGAACGGGCAGGGGAGAAACGCCAGTCGGTGCTGAAGGAAAGAACCAGGTATTCGCACTGGGCAGGTGCCAGTGCTTTGGACAGGTCGCCGCCAAACTCGTAGGCCGGATCGAAATAGTCCAGCGCGCGGGTCATTAGCAGGTAAGTGTTCGCGTCGAAGGTTTCGGAGAAGCGTTCGCCCTGATAGCGCAGATAGCTTTCAACCTGAAACTCGGCGTCGTATCCGAATTTGAACGCTTCCTCCCGCAGTTCACGGCCAAATTTTTCGCCCATGGCGGCATCCGAAAGATAGGTAATGTGGCCCACCATGCGAGCCAGCATCAGGCCGCGCCGGGGCAAGGTGCTGGCTTCGTCATATCGGCCCTCATGAAATTCGGTGTCTGAGGTGATGGCCTGGCGCGCAACTTCGTTAAAAGCGATGTTCTGTGCCGTTAACCGGGGCGTAGAGGCGATGATCACTGAGTGCCGAAGGCGATCGGGATAATCCAGACTCCACTGCAGCGCCTGCATCCCGCCCAGCGAACCGCCAACTACCGCGGCCCACTGCTGAATGCCGAGACGGTCGGCGAGACGGGCCTGGCTCTTTACCCAGTCGGCAACGGTGATGACCGGGAAATCCGGCCCGTAAAGCTTGCCCGTGCCGGGGTTGATCGAGTTGGGGCCACTGCTGCCGTGGCAACCGCCGAGGTTGTTCAGGCAAACCACAAAAAAACGGTTGGTATCGATGGGTTTACCCGGACCGATACAGCTGTCCCACCACCCGGGTTTTTTATCGTCGTAGGAATGATAACCGGCGGCGTGGTGATGGCCACTAAGAGCATGGCAAATAAGAACCGCGTTGCTGGCTTCGGCATTTAAGGTGCCGTAGGTTTCCACAACCAGATCATAACTGTCCAAAGATTGGCCGCAGGCCAATTCGATGGGCGTGTCGAAATGAAGGGTTTGAGGGCTAACGAGGCCCACGGAATCCGTAGGCAGGGAGTCGGGCATGAGCGTGTTGATATCCTGATCCAGTCCACATGAGTCAGGCCATAGCCTGAGGTGGCGCAGAAGCTGGCGCCGATAGGGCAGTTTAAAGGCGGGGGGTGGTTGCTGCAACCGGCACGTAGCGGTGGCAGCAACCCGGAGGTCAGGCGGAGCCGAAAATATTGACGACTTTTTGCTGGATCATGGTCGGGGCAGGCTTGCGAATATGGCGCACCATGTTGTCGGCCAGCTCCAGTTGCTTGCGGAGGTCGGCGATTGAATGCTGCAGGCGCTCTCGCTCGGCGCGGCTGTCGCGGTCGTTGCGCACCAAATCCCGGAGTCGGCTGATTTGATGCTCCAGCAGCTGCTTTTGTTCCATCGAGTACTGGATGATTGGCAACAGCGCTTCGTGGGGCCAACGCTCAACGTCGGACCTTGCCCTGCCATGCAGTGTGCGGGCTTCGCTGACCATCACATTGAAGAAGCGGCGAATCAGCAACGACTGCTCGGACATCAGGTTCTTGGGGCTGATACGGAAACGGCGGGCTTTTTTGCGCAGCTCCCGGATGGCGATCACATGGCGCCCCGCTCTTAGCGGAATAGGTTCCAGGTGCCTGGTCCGCGAATCTTCGTTGTATCGTCGATAGATGGAGGCAACCATCTTCTCGGCCAATTGACCTTCCGCCAGCAAGTTGCTCAAGTCAATTTCCAGCAGCTCGAAGAAGTGGTCCATCGCGCGGACCATACCGGCGGTAGACCAGCTTTTCACCATAATCTGACGCACTTTGTCGGCGTGCGCTTCAAATCGTTTTTCGCTGACCAGGTTGTTCAGGATCTCGCCCTGTGAGTCCATCAGACGCCGTGATGAGCGCAACGTGATCAGTTTCTTGTAGTAGAAGTCGTAGTCTTGCTGAGCCCGCTCTGCGAGCCGGGCGAGAGCCGGCTTGTCCAGTGCTGAACCGGTGCAGGCCGCGTGCTCTTCTTCCAGCGACGAAAGCCGGTACTGCATAGCAGCCTGACTGTTTTGCAGCATGCCCAGCAGGTCGCTGATGAGGTGCTGGGTAATCAACTGCTCTTTGTGGGTCAGGATGCGCTGGACAATCAGCTTTTCCAGCAACCCGAGGTTTGAGCGTTCGAATAATTCAGTATCGTTGCGCACCCGTGCCAACAAACCTTGCTTGGCCGAAAGGGGGACGACATCGTGTTGTGTCATGCCAAGGTGTTCGGCGGTGTAGGTGCGTACACGTTCGATGGAATCATCGGTATGGCTGTCGCCTTGAATGTCGTCCCACAGTACATCGATTTTGTTCAATACGGCAAAGCGGCCGGCGCGGTGGTCGGCGTGGTCCGTGTTGATGTGCTCTTTCCAGATGGCCATGTCGCTGGCGGTAACGCCGGTGTCGGCGCCCAGCACGAAAAGCACGGCATGCGCTCGTGGGAGCATGCTCATGGTCAGTTCGGGTTCAGACCCCAGGGCGTTCAGGCCAGGGGTGTCGAGAATGCGCAGGCCACGTTCGAACAGAGGATGCCGAATACTGATCTGGGCATTTCGCCAGGCGGGTACCAGTACATTGCCCGGAGCGCGGGGGTCGGCTTCCAGCATGTCTTCATCAAACCCGAGTTTACGGGCATCGCCGACCGAGACACTTTTGACCCGGGCAACTTCGGATAGCACTTCGCGCATCACCGTTGGATTGTCTTCGGCCAGTTCGTGCCGAACCCAGTTTTCAGGCCGTTTACGCTGTTGCTGCAGAGAAAGCTCGCCGGTGCGTGTTTCGATCGGGAGCAGCATGAGATAGCTCTCGTTGCTGGTTCGGTCGAAGAACAGTTCTGTGGGGCACATAGTGGTGCGCCCGGCTTCGGAAGGCAGCATCCGCTGGCCGTAACTGGCAAAAAACAGCGCGTTAATCAGTTCGGTTTTGCCACGGGAATACTCACCGACGAATGCGATGGTCAGCTCATCTTCAATCAGAAGCTCCAGACCGTTCCGAATACGGGTGCTGATGTCTTCTGAGAACAGGTTGTTGTCCTGAAGCCACAGCCGGTATCGGCCAATCTGGCGAATCAGATCTTTCTTCCAGTCGTGGTAGGCTTCCACCTGCTGCGACAGTGTTCCCTGCTGGCTCATGAAGTAATCCTTTAGCGCGACGCTTGGGAGTTAGATAATCCCAAATTAAATGTCGGCAATCATAGCTCGATTATCCATTCTTAATATGGCCACGTTTAACCGATTGTGGCAGTTGGCGCGAAATGACAAAAGAAAAAGGCCGGCGTATCAATGGGTTGATGGGCCGGCCTTGAGATGTTTAATGTTTTGGTATTATGTAACGATATGTATATTTGTGAGGCGGGTTACATTCCGGCGCCGAGAAACCCCATTCCCGCTGCAATCTTCATGTGATTAAGCACCACATCCAGCACGTTCAGAATCAGAAACACGATAATCGGCGATAAATCGAGGCCGCCCATGGATGGCATGATGTTCCGAACGGGGCGCATCACCGGTTCGGTGATCTGAGCCACCAGTTGGATGGCCGGGTGCCCACTTTGGGGCGCAATCCAACTCACCACCACCACGGCGATGACCGACCAGAAGTAAATCTTCACGATCAGGCTGAGAACATTCAACGTGCCCCATACCAACAGGGTGAGCGGGTTGAATGCGGGCACGCCGGCGTTGTAAATCAGCAACATCAAAAAGAAGGTAATGGCTTGAATCAAGACTGCCAGCACCAGTGCGGCACCATCAATCCCGCCCCAACCCGGGATGA
This window encodes:
- a CDS encoding YggT family protein yields the protein MLADILITILMIASTFYMSVVLLRFLLQLARADFYNPISQFVVKATNPPLRPLRRIIPGWGGIDGAALVLAVLIQAITFFLMLLIYNAGVPAFNPLTLLVWGTLNVLSLIVKIYFWSVIAVVVVSWIAPQSGHPAIQLVAQITEPVMRPVRNIMPSMGGLDLSPIIVFLILNVLDVVLNHMKIAAGMGFLGAGM